The genomic window CACATCTACTTTCCATTGTAAGGTTAACTGTACATACCAGCCGGATACCCGTCTGACGATTCGTGCTTGTTTAATAATTGCATCATCGGGAATTGGACGGGATTGGATGAATTTAACCCGCCCAATTTTAGGGAATTTGACAGATCTCCCTTGAATGGGATCTTTTCCCATTGATGGAAAAACAAATGACCGCATCCGACCCGCTTTCTTAAACCGTGGAAACCCTCGCCCATTCTCCCACATTCCCTCAAATGCCTTTTGCAAACGCTTAAGGGTTTGCTGTAGCACTTGTGAGTGTACCTGCTTAAGTGCAGGAATATTTTTTTTAGCCTGAGTGAGACTTTCGCACTGACTGGAATAGTTGGGTGCTGGTGCATCCGCTGGTATAATGTACTCGTATTTAATCGAACAAGCGTTTAGTGGAGACTTACGGGAATTTGCCCAATCTTTCCGCTCACAAAGGGCATAGTTATAGACTCGACGACATTGTTCTAGCCACTCAGCAAAAGTGGCGACTTGAGCGGTAGTTGGTTTTAGCTTAAACTCGTAAATCAGATTAAACACTTGCTCGACAATATACAATGTTTGCTAACATTATAATACACTATTAATTGAGGAGGCTTAGAAAAAATATACTCGCAACTCAAGTGGCTAGGCTGGACGCCTTGCGGCAATTGAGCTTGTCGAAATTCGGTTTCATCCCTCGGATAAATCACGAGGGAGCCTGCACCATCGCTTGTACTGTAAGGATCATCGGTTTGTTTCCTGTTCCCTATTCTCTGTTCCCTGAATATGCCAATTATTGACTTGCTATTGGTGATCACTTTAGGTGTTTTAGGTATCTTGTTCTTGCAAAAAGCCACCCGAAGTCAACAAAAGCAATTAGAGGAAACGTTTTATCAGTTATTAGAAACGGAAAATAGCTGTATTTCTCTGATTCAGTTGGCTGCAGCCGCTAGGGTTGAACCCGAAATCGCACAGCAGTATTTGGAACACCAAGTTCAGGTGTTTAATGCTATCCCAGAAGTTGATCCGGATGGAGATACCTACTATCGCTTTCCGAAACTACATCGGCGTATGAATGAATAATGAAACCCATAAATTGACAAATGAGCAATGATGTAATTAGAGATATTGGAGAACAGGGTGTTTTAAAACGATTACAGCGCTTTTGTCCCTCAGATATTGTGGGTGATGATGCGGCGATTATGCCAAATCCAGAACCGGGGCAATTATTAGTGGTGACAACCGATGTTTTAGTAGATGGAATTCATTTTAGCGATCGCACGACGTCGGCGGAAGATGTGGGTTGGCGTGCGGTGGCGGCAAATTTATCGGATTTAGCAGCAATGGGTTCATCGCCTCTGGGGATTACGGTTGGCTTGAGTCTTCCGGGTGATGTGGCGGTGAGTTGGGTTGAACGACTCTATCAAGGTATGTCTGAGTGTTTACAGCCGTATAATACGCCCATTGTCGGGGGTGATGTTTGTCAGTCTCCGGTGATTACGGTATCGATTACTGCATTTGGTCAAGTCTTACCCCAGCGCGTCATGCGGCGTTCTAATGCTAAAGTCGGCGATGCGATTGTGGTGACAGGAGTTCATGGTGGATCACGAGTTGGGTTGGAATTGTTACTTAATCCGGAATTCGGCAAAGACTTGAATGAAAAAGAGCGATCGCGTCTCATCCAAGCTCACCAACGCCCTAAACCAAGACTAGATATCTTACCTCAACTCTGGGACAGTCTAGCCTCCCAATCTCCAATCCCCCTAACCGCAATGGATAGCAGTGATGGACTAGCGGATGCGATCGCCCAAATCTGTCGAGCGAGTGGGGTGGGGGCTGTGGTGGAACGGGATGCGATTCCTATCCCCTCCGTATTACCTCAGCTAACGTCTCCAGAACAAGTTTGGGATTGGGTTTTGTATGGGGGTGAAGACTTTGAACTGGTGTTATGTTTGTCTGAACCATTGGCTCAGGTATTTGTCGAAAAATTTGCAGCCGGATCAGCCATTATTGGTTACATTACATCCGGTAGGTCGGTTTGTCTCCGGGATAGTACAGGAAAGTATGCGGATGAATTATTAACCCTAAGTCGAGGATTTCAGCATTTTTGAAAAAATCTAGACAATTCGATTAGTTTTTGATACTATTATTTCATAGTGGAAAAATGTGCGCTCATATATATAAGCTATTTCTAATAATCTGTAAACGTTCTCTGTTTTCCATTCCTCCTTGCTACCCATTCCTAATTTAAATGCATGACAGCTTACAGGGCTTTTAAAGTAAGTTAGGTACACAGACAGATCCCCGACTTCTCTAAGAAGTCGGGGATCTTGCTTAACCTTGAACTACTCAAACCTAAGACAGCCCCCTAGTCCGCGCAGGCGGACTTTGTTTGTGTAGCAGCGATTTCAATCGCCTCCTCTTGCATGGGGTGATAAAGGCGGATGTGGTATTAATAATTGAATGATGCTCTAATCATAATCAGTATCTTCCATGTCTTTGACCGCTTCGTTGATGTCTTCTGCCATAGCCGGTCCGGACTTAGAATCTTGAGATTGCTCCATCTTTTCTTTATTCGCTGATCCTTGAACCGTATTCGTACTTTTATTCGCCTCCGCTTGTACCTGTTGCATAGAACGCGGTTCTTGTTTGACGACTTGTTCAGCCTTCTCGACTATTTCGTCTAGGGTTGTGCCACCTTTATCAGAGCCACCCACAGCCACTGCTGGCAAAGCATTTGATAAAAACAAAAATGTACACAGTGAAGCAGCAATGAGAAAACGCACTGGACGTGCAGAAAAGAGTTTTTCGCGGATAAATTGCATACTATTGATTTCCATGTAGTTCGACAGTCCATTTTACCTGTCAGATTAAACGGAATACATTCCCCTGATGTAGGATTATTTGTAACTGTGTATTTATCACCTAGGTGATAACTAAAATTATACTTAAGAGGGATGTATTCACCAAAACGGTTTAAATTTTGAGAATGATTCACCCCAATCCTGCTAAAAATCTGGGTTCTCGACGCCCTTTGGGTAAAGTTTATCTCGTCGGTGCTGGACCCGGAAGTATGGCATACCTCACCCTACGCGGGCAACAACTTCTCCATCAAGCGGAGGTATTAGTCTATGACGCTTTAGTAGACACCCAACTTTTACAACTAGTCCCCGCAAATTGCCGCCAGTTTGATGTGGGAAAGCGGGGGGGGCGTCCCTCAACTTCGCAAGCAGAGATTAATCAATTGTTGGTTGAACAATGCCAACAAGGAAAGCAAGTCGCCCGTTTAAAAAGTGGTGATCCCTTTATCTTTGGTCGGGCTACATCGGAAATTCAAGCGTTAAGCGATGCCGATTGTGCCTTTGAAGTCGTACCGGGGATTTCCTCTGCCCTAGCTGCACCATTACTGGCAAATATTCCCCTGACTGATGCGGTTTTGAGTCGCTGTTTTACTGTCCTGACGGCGCATCAACCCGAAGCCTTAGACTGGGAAGCATTGGCGCGAATCGATACTCTGGCTATTTTAATGGGTGGGCGTCATTTAGCCACTATCGTTCAGCAGCTACAGCGTTATGGCAAATCCTATCAAACCCCTGTGGCGGTGATTCGGGCTTGTGGACAGACTCAGCAACAGGTTTGGGTAGGAACCCTGTCCAGTATTGTTAAGCAAACGGCGGGTGTCTCCCTGTCTCCGGTGGTGATTGTCGTGGGAGAAGTGGTAGGATTACGAGACTATTTGCGATCGCACCAACAGTTACCCGTTGAGTTTACCCCAAAACAAGAGACAATAGGCGAGGACATTAATAAACGTAGTTTCCCGCAGATGCTTCAGGGTCAAACAATCTTAGTCACTCGTTCGGCGCAACAGTCGAGTACATTTCGGGACTTGTTGGAGAAAGAAGGCGCAACGGTGATTGAAATGCCCGCCTTGGTGATTACACCGCCGTCGAGTTGGGACGCCTTAGATCAAGCCATTACTAATTTATCCGATTTTGATTGGTTAATTCTCACCTCAAGTAACGGCGTCAAGTACTTTTTTGAACGATTGCTGACACTAGGAAAAGATAGTCGTGCGTTATCCGGCGTCAAAATTGCTGTTGTGGGCAAGAAAACGGCGGCTAGTTTAAAGGAACGGGGATTACATCCAGATTTTATTCCCCCAGATTTTGTCGCCGATTCTCTAGTTGAACATTTTCCGGAACCCTTGGCGGAACAAACTATCCTGTTCCCGCGTGTAGAAACTGGGGGACGAGAGGTTTTAGTCAAAGACTTAACTGCCCAGGGTGCTACTATTGTGGAAGTAGCAGCCTATCAGTCAACCTGTCCAGGGGAAATAGCACCCCCAGCTGCGGCAGCGTTGCAAAATCATACCGTCAATATTATTACCTTTGCCAGTTCTAAAACCGTCAAAAATTTTAGGAAGCTTTTGGACAAAAACAGTAATCATCCACTCTCGCTTTTGGAAAATGTCTGTATTGCCTCCATTGGTCCAGAAACCTCTAAAACCTGTCAACAACTCTTAGGACGAGTGGATGTAGAGGCGCAACAGTATACCTTAGAAGGGTTAACCCAAGCCATTGTACAATGGGTAAATCAAACATAAATTGCATTCTGGAAACCGCAGCCGCACTAATTGCCATAATTTGCCAGAGATTCAACGCCCCCAGCAAACCGCTTACAGGCGTCCAAACACGACGGGATAGGAATTTCCGTCGGTTGTAATTGAATCAACGTACCGCAATTGGCGACGGAATATAGCTTCTAATGCTACCCTGAACGAAAAAGTCAGCAGCAGCCATGATGACAGAGCCAGAACTCGAACAGACGACAGCAACACCTGAAACACCTGACACACCTAAAAAGCCTGAAACACCTGAACCACCTGAAACATCGGATACATCTGACACACCTGAACCCCCTGAAACATCGGATACATCTGACACACCTGAAACATCTGACACACCTGAAACATCTGACACTCCTAAGGAGGAAACAAAGGAATCAGAAAATGATGGAATTATCTTCCAAGCGATTGGAATCGTCGTCGGTGATGTTAGCTGGTCAGACGAGGGGCGGGCTATGCTTACTATGGCGGGTCGAGACTATCCCTTGTTTTATACATCTCGATTACGCAAGGCTTTCAACGCTCTGAAACTGGAAATCAAAAACACTGGCGAAGCGACTCAACGATTAATCGTTTATCCCAGAGTCACCCACTTTCCTCAGCGCACCAAGTCGCATCAGATTTCCTTTCAGTTGGTAGGATTCTCGAAAGGAGAACCCGATGGTGTTGCGGCACAATTGGACGATTTTGAGTTTCAGCTTCGTGGCTTGTGGCAATTTATACCTGTTTGTCGAGGACCCGTTGTCTCGATTTTCCGTAATTTCAATCGCGATCGCTTAGATTATATCAAGCAAGCTGAACCAGCACAAAAGGTGAGATTTATGAAGGCGTCTCACCTACCGTTGATGTGGAAAGATTCTCCGGTTAAGCCGTTCCGATTCAATCCCAAAACCCCCAAAGAGGAGCAAGGACATCCGGCATTTATTCAAGTCAAGGCTAAATTTCTGCCCACTCGGAATCTTTTTGAGTTTGATGCTCTGTTAGCACCACCCTTGGATAAAGCACCTAAGTTTTTGAAGGCGTCGAAGGCGGATAAGACAGCCGTACAGCAGGAGAAACGGCAGAATAAGTCACCGCAGAAGCCGAGTACGGGAAGGCAGAAGCCAGAAGGTAAAGAACAGCAGTCAGAAGGCACAGAGCAGAAGCCGAGTATAAAACGGCAGAAGCCATACAAAAAGCCGAAGGTAGAAACGAAAGAGCAACAGCCTAGTACAGATGAGCAGAAGCTAGAAGCCAAAGAGCCGAAGGTAGAAACGAAAGAGCAACAGCCTAGTACAGATGAGCAGAAGCTAGAAGCCAAAGAGCCGAAGGTAGAAACGAAAGAGCAACAGCCTAGTACAGATGAGCAGAAGCCAGAAGCCAAAGAACAGAAACCTACGACAGAGGAGCAGAATCCAGAAGCCAAAAAGCCGAAGCCAAGTAAAGTTAGGAAGAGAGTAAAAGCCAAGGAGCAGAAGCCAGAGGACAAAACCGAATAAGGTTTGCTGAATAAGTGTTGTGGTGAGGGGGAGCTCTTGAAGCAATGTAGAGACGTAGCATGCTACGTCTCTTAGCTGGGGGAGCAATGGTACATTTTCGGTGATTCTATCGCCATAGTTGTTATAGATAGTCTCACATTTCCTTGAAGATGAACAACTTTCTCTACGGCTCAAAGCATTGATGGCTATTGATAGAACTGTTCGTCAGTTAAGGGAATGGTGTCTAAATTTAAGGTTACAGTGTTCATAGCTATGCCCAAACTTAAATCATATTTCAAATTCCATATCTTTATAAATAGGCAGATAAAGTTAAGCTAAATCCCGGTAATAGGGTTTCTCCCGATAATTCTGTCGGCAGATTTAGTATTTCTACTGGCTGTCCCCAACGATAAATTTCCACTTGCTGCTGTTGGGGGTTAATTAACCATGCCAATTGCACCCCAGCATCCATGTATTCTTGCATTTTGTCACGTAACGGTTGCAAATCGTCTGTGGCTGACCTTAATTCGATGACAAAATCCGGTGCAATCGGGGGGAATTTGCGCCGTTGTTCAGGCGTTAGCGCTTCCCAGCGTTCTCGGCGAATCCAAGCCGCATCTGGGGAACGTTTCGCGCCATTGGGTAACTTAAATATTGTGGAGGAACTGAAGGTATAACCTAGGGCAGTTTGTCGGTTCCAGAGTCCTAAATCGATAATTAATTCAGCTTCTCGATTTCCACTTTCTCCGCCAACGGGTGGCATAATAATTAATTCTCCATTCGCCGTCGTTTCAAAGTTAAACTCGCGATTATTTTGACATAATTGATAGAACTGTTCGTCGGTTAAAAGAATTGTATCTAAATTTAAGGTTACAGTATTCATGGTCTTTGCACTCGCTTAAATTAAATTTAAACTTCCCTATCATTGAATCTACAAATAGGCAGATAAAGTTAAGCTAAATCCTGGTAATAGGGTTTCACCCGATAATTCTGTCGGCAGATTTCGTATTTCTACTGGCTGTCCCCAGCGATAAATTTCCACTTGCTGTTGTTGGGGATTAATTAACCATGCCAATTGTACCCCAGCATCCATGTATTCTTGCATTTTGTCACGTAGCCGTTGCAAATCGTCGGTGGCTGACCTTAATTCGATGACAAAATCGGGTGCAATCGGGGGAAATTTGCGCCGTTGTTCAGGGGGGAGCGCTTCCCAGCGTTCTCGGCGAATCCAAGCGGCATCTGGGGAACGTTTCGCGCCATTGGGTAACTTAAATATTGTGGAGGAACTGAAGGTATAACCTAGGGCAGATTGCCGATTCCAGATGACCAAATCGGCAATCAGTTCAGATTCTCGATTTCCACTTTCTCCGCCAACGGGTGGCATAATAATTAATTCTCCATTCGCCGTTGTTTCAAAATTAAACTCGCGGTTATTTTGACATAATTGATAAAACTGTTCGTCGGTTAAGTGAATGGTATCTAAATTTAAGGTTACAGTGTTCATTATCTTTGCCCAAGATGATTATTCTAGTAATAGCAGCTAGGAAATTTATACAAGGTTATAGCAGTTTCGGCTTTCTTCCCGCCAGGGATTCTAATTCCTGGCATAACGCTTACAGCGCTTAATTCTGTAATAAATTACAGTAGATAAAAGTCCCCCTTCAGATCCCCCTTCCGTCCCCCTTCAAAAGGGGGAAACCAGAGGATGCTTCGCTTTTATTGCACGGGGATTTAGGGGGATCGACAATGTACCGCATAGCAGAGCAAACTGCTGTAAGTCGAATGGCACGCTCCTCGTATTTTGGTGGGCAGTGCCCACCCTACGGTATATCACGAATAAACTGATGTGCATTTAAATTGGGTATTCTCTGTTCCCTGTTCCCTGTTCTCCGTTCCCTTTGTCTACCCTGATTTGCACATCTCAAAGGCATTATTGAATAGACGCCACAACGCCTAAACTTTCATTCGCTAGTCTGTCTACAGCACACACGGCATAGGTTCCCGGTGCTAATTCTGCCTCGGTTATCTCCTCTGGCAAAATTTTGTGCAGTGTCCAGTTTTCGCCTTGCTGCTGATACACTGTCCAAGAGCGAATCTTGGCGTTAATCGCTGCATTCCAAATTAGCTTATTTCCAATCACTCTCACCCGAACCGGAATCGCTGGCGGTGTATCACTCAACCACGACATGGTTGGAGATAAGGCGGGTTGATTATAAACAGAGGATTGGAACTTTTCAACGACTCCAAAACGATTTTCATTAAAGACTTTCATGTTATAAAAAATATTGCCGAGGGAGAGTTGGGGGGCAAGGTTGCGGGTAATATCAACTTGTCGTTCATATTCCAAAAATGACCAGTCTTTATCATCCAACATACTTAACCGATTGCCGGGATAAATATGGCGCTGTTTCGGGTTATTATCCGTCCACCATTCCAGGAGAACAGGATAACTTTGGGCTGGGGGGTCAATACGCCAGTACAATTGCGGGGCGATATAATCAATCCATCCTGCTTCTAACCATTTTTTCGGGTCAGCATACAGGGATTCGTATTGATCTAATCCTTTAATTTGAGGCGGTTGTCCGGGACGATAAATGCCAAAGGGACTAATACCAAATTTAACCTGTTTTTTTGTCGCCTGTATCCCTTTATAAAGGCGCTGAACCATTTGATTGACATTTTCCCGCCGCCAATCGCTTAGGCTAAGGGTACCACCTTCGGCTTGATAAGCATTGTATGTTTTATCATCGGGGAAGTCTTCACCCGCGATGGGATAGGGATAAAAATAATCATCTAAATGAATGCCATCGACATCGTAACGCCGCACCACATCCATGATTACGTTATAGGTTAAATCTTGAACTACTTTGACACCAGGGTCCATCCACTGCTGATTGCCATATTTATACACATATTCGGGATGAGTGACGCTAATGTGAGGGGCGACACTGGCGGAACTGTGGGAAGAGGTTTTGGCGCGGTAGGGATTAAACCAGGCGTGGAGTTCAATATTGCGCTGATGACAAGCTGCGATCGCAAACTCTAAAGGGTCATAATAAGGATCGGGAGCTTGACCTTGTACTCCAGTAAGCCATTCACTCCAGGGTTCTAACTCAGAGGCATAAAACGCATCACCTGTAGGTCGAACTTGTAAGATTAACGCATTTAACTGAAGTTCCGCCATGCGGTCAATAATTTGTAACAATTCCCGTTGCTGTTGGGCAACCGATAAGCCTCGTTGGGGGGGCCAATCGATGTTCCAAACTGTCGCCACCCACACCCCGCGAAACTCCCGTTGATGGCTCAGTTTCAGAGTTTTCTGACGCACGATAATATAGTCTGAACCAATGGCGTCAAGTCTCCCAGTATAGACTAACGCCTGGTAAATAAACGCCGCAACATCCGCACGAGTGGCGGCTTTGAGGGGATTGAAGCGCTTAAGCTGGGGATAATTCACCACCATTCCCGTATTGGTTGCGATCGCAATCCGATCAATAGCATAGTTGGGAATCTCACCAAAATCATCATAGAGTTCCGGTAGGGCGGCTTTCACTTCCGTTAATCCAGCAGTAGTTATCTCCAATCCCGTGATCAGAGACACCAACACCTCCACTCTGGCTATACTCGCCTCTGGGCGAAACCGATTTCCCGGATACCCCGACATAAACCCAGTTTGATACGCCCTAGCAATCGCCCCAATTGCCCAATGTTTGACAGGAACATCCACAAAGGGAACATTCGGGCGTTTACTCGGTTTAGAAAAAGCATTCTGCAACAACGCCGCAAACTGCGCCCGACTCATGGGATCATCGGGACGAAAACGCCCATCCGGAAAGCCACTAATCATACCCGCCTGGGCTAACCCTTCAATAAAAGAACGCGCCCAGTGGTTTTGGATATCGGGAAAACGGGGAGTGGAAGCAGTCATAAAGATTCATCACCTAGCTAGAGAAATGCCCTATCTAGATTATCCCGGTTCATCATTGTGCTTGTCATCGCGCTTGTAGTTGCGCTCGTAGTTGCGCTTGTAGTTGCGCTTGTAGTTGCGCTTTAGCGCCAGTCTCAGCCATAAGGTTCCACAGAAAAAGTCTCCAAGCTACAAAAAGTAGAACAAAAGCGAACTTTCATAAAAACCCAGGCAAATTTCATTCAATGCATAGTCATGCAATCTTGTCAAGGCATAATTTTTTATCAGTTAACCGTAAATCAAGTTGCCAGTTATTATTTGCCCGTAATGCATCTAACCTCATGGCTAAGGGAACAGAATTTAAGTCTTGCCTGTACCACCTACCAAACCAATCGTCTGTTCTTTATCAGTGGTCAAGCCAATGGACGACTAAAAATACATGAACGGCTGTTTGATAAGCCGATGGGACTTTATGGGTTGGGAGAAAACCTATACATGATCAGTCGTTACCAACTGTGGCATTTCTCCAATCTGTTGAGGAATAGTGAACAATATCGACAGTGCGATCGCCTTTATGTCCCCCGCACCGCCTACACCACTGGCGATGTTAATGCCCATGAAGTCGTCGTGGACAATTCACAAAACATTATTTTTGTCAATACTGATTTTAGTTGTCTGGCAACCCTAAGCCCCGACTATAGTTTTGTCCCCTTATGGAAACCGCCTTTTATTTCCCAGCTAGTTGCCGAAGATCGTTGTCACCTCAATGGCTTGGCAATGGTGGAAGGAAAACCCAAATATGTCACCGCCTGTAGTACCACCGATACTGCTGCTGGATGGCGAAACTGTCGGACTAATGGCGGGGTAGTCATCGATGTAGAACGCAATGAAATTATTGCCACAGGCTTATCTATGCCCCATTCTCCCCGTTGGTATCGGCAGAAACTCTGGTTACTCAACTCTGGCACCGGGGAATTCGGTTACATCGACAAGGGTCAATTCGTTCCCCTGACATTCTGTCCAGGATTTATGCGCGGGTTAGCCTTTTCGGGGGATTATGCTGTTGTCGGCTTATCGAAATTACGATCAAGCAGTTTCACTGGACTCATCCTAGAAAAACGATTAGAAGCACAGGGAAATACTGATCACTGTGGCTTGCTGGTGATTGATTTAACCACCGGAAAAATCGTTCACTGGCTGCATATTGGACAAACAATTGAAGAACTCTTTGATGTCGTAATTTTGCCCAATGTGCGACAACCAGAAGCCTTGGGATTACAGGGAGATGAACTCCAACGATTCGTCACATTTCCGAATTCTGGGGGAATGATGACCACCAAACCCACCGTAAAACCTCCCAGTCGGGAGGAAATGGCTGTCCCAGTCATCGGTTTACCGAAACCAGAACAACACCAACAACCCTTACCGATTAAATATCAAAAAGTTTACCAACTTACCCCGACTAACGTCCTTAATTATGATGCCCTCACCTATCCTCCCCTGAGTCAACAGTGGCAGAAACGACTCCCCCAAGGAGAATTGTTTGGCATTTCTGCATCCTTAAATGGGGAAATAGTGGGCTTTATTATTGCCGAACGAATTAGTGCGGAAACCGCCAATATTATTTCTTTGATAGTGTTACCCCAGTGGCGAGGACGAGGGATGGGGACTCAATTGTTGAAATATCTCGAAGCCGAATTAAAACAACAAGGCACGCAAACCTTAACCCTAACCTATGAATCCAATGTTCTGACTCAAACAGCCTTAGAACCGATTTTGCAAAAATTAAACTGGCAACCGCCCCAACCCCAATTCGGGGGAAATCAGGCAAACTCCCAAGATGGGGAATTACGCCAAACCAGCAAACAAATTCATCATTTTGCCGTAAAACATTAAGCCATGAAACCCAACAACACCTTTCAACTTTGGACGATTCAGCCTCCCTAAATTCTTTAACCCATCCTCCGGCTGAACCCTTGAACCGCTTAGGGTAAGGCGATGAGGACTAACGAAGTGGCTGGATCGTAACTCACCGAATAACAGCCAATGTCATTCAATCTAGAGTTCGGGTTGCAAACTAATTGCCCCAACTCTTTGTCAACCTACTAATTCCTGAAAATCATGTCTACGTTTGTTGAAAAAACTGGTGCTGAGAATCCCTTTGATGGCGTGGTTGTGGATAGATACAGCAGTCCCACCTTTGCGGACATCGACGACGATGGGGATTTGGATGCCTTTGTTGGAGCGGGTGATGGCACCATCAGTTACTTGGAAAATGATGGTTCGGGCAACTTCAACCAAGTAACAGGTAGCGGCAATCCCTTTAACAGCGTGAATTTTAGCAGAGACAGTTCCATCACCTTTGCGGACATCGACGGCGATGGGGATTTAGATGCTTTTATTGGAAGACGTTATGGCAGCATCAGTTACTTTGAGAATGATGGTTCGGGTAACTTCAACGAAGTAACAGGTAGCGGCAACCCCTTGGACAGTGTGAATGTGGGGATTGAGGCTATGCCTACCTTTGCGGACATCGACGGCGATGGCGATTTGGATGCCTTTGTTGGTAGCAATTTTGGCGACATCAGTTACTTTGAGAATGATGGTTCAGGCAACTTCAGCGAAGTCACAGGTAGCGGCAACCCTTTTGACGGTGTGGATGTAGGGAGTGACAGTGCTCCTGCTTTTGCTGACCTCGATGGTGATGGGGATTTGGATGCCGTTATTGGAGAATTTGTAGAGCAAGGTAGTCAGCCAGGTAGTCGTTTCCTCAATTACTTTGAGAATGATGGTTCGGGTAATTTCAGCCAAGTAATAGGTAGCGACAACCCCTTTGACGGCTTGAATGTAGGGGTTGAGGCTGCCCCCACCTTTGCAGACATCGACGGCGATGGGGATTTGGATGCCGTTGTTGGACACAATACGGGCGAAATCAAATACTTTGAGAATACCACGCCGATTAGTGTCAATAATCCTCCTGTGGGTTCACCGACAGCGACGTTAAGCGACTCTCCAGAAGATACAGAAATTACGATTAATGAAGCTGACTTATTAGCCGGATTTAGTGATGGAGATGGAGAACCCTTATCGGTCGTGGGGTTAACGGCTGATAGCGGCACATTGATTGATAACGGAGATGGCACTTATAGCTTCACCCCTGATGCTGATTTTAATGGTGTTGTCACCCTCACCTATGATGTGAGTGATGGTATTGACACCGTAAGTGGACAAACTCAAAACTTTACTGTCACTCCCGTTAATGATGCGCCTGTTGGTTCACCGACAATTACCTTAGGCGATACCTCTGAAGAAACAGCCGTGACGATTAATGGGGCTGACTTATTAGCCGGATTCAGTGATGTGGAGGGGGATACCTTATCCGTTGTTGGGTTAACGGCTGATGGGGGTACTGTAGTCGATAACGGAGATGGCACATTCACCTACGACCCCACAGGGAATTTCGACTTCCTCGGTGTGGGAGCAACCACAACTGACACATTAAG from Coleofasciculus chthonoplastes PCC 7420 includes these protein-coding regions:
- the thiL gene encoding thiamine-phosphate kinase, which gives rise to MSNDVIRDIGEQGVLKRLQRFCPSDIVGDDAAIMPNPEPGQLLVVTTDVLVDGIHFSDRTTSAEDVGWRAVAANLSDLAAMGSSPLGITVGLSLPGDVAVSWVERLYQGMSECLQPYNTPIVGGDVCQSPVITVSITAFGQVLPQRVMRRSNAKVGDAIVVTGVHGGSRVGLELLLNPEFGKDLNEKERSRLIQAHQRPKPRLDILPQLWDSLASQSPIPLTAMDSSDGLADAIAQICRASGVGAVVERDAIPIPSVLPQLTSPEQVWDWVLYGGEDFELVLCLSEPLAQVFVEKFAAGSAIIGYITSGRSVCLRDSTGKYADELLTLSRGFQHF
- the cobA gene encoding uroporphyrinogen-III C-methyltransferase, coding for MIHPNPAKNLGSRRPLGKVYLVGAGPGSMAYLTLRGQQLLHQAEVLVYDALVDTQLLQLVPANCRQFDVGKRGGRPSTSQAEINQLLVEQCQQGKQVARLKSGDPFIFGRATSEIQALSDADCAFEVVPGISSALAAPLLANIPLTDAVLSRCFTVLTAHQPEALDWEALARIDTLAILMGGRHLATIVQQLQRYGKSYQTPVAVIRACGQTQQQVWVGTLSSIVKQTAGVSLSPVVIVVGEVVGLRDYLRSHQQLPVEFTPKQETIGEDINKRSFPQMLQGQTILVTRSAQQSSTFRDLLEKEGATVIEMPALVITPPSSWDALDQAITNLSDFDWLILTSSNGVKYFFERLLTLGKDSRALSGVKIAVVGKKTAASLKERGLHPDFIPPDFVADSLVEHFPEPLAEQTILFPRVETGGREVLVKDLTAQGATIVEVAAYQSTCPGEIAPPAAAALQNHTVNIITFASSKTVKNFRKLLDKNSNHPLSLLENVCIASIGPETSKTCQQLLGRVDVEAQQYTLEGLTQAIVQWVNQT
- a CDS encoding Uma2 family endonuclease, with product MNTVTLNLDTILLTDEQFYQLCQNNREFNFETTANGELIIMPPVGGESGNREAELIIDLGLWNRQTALGYTFSSSTIFKLPNGAKRSPDAAWIRRERWEALTPEQRRKFPPIAPDFVIELRSATDDLQPLRDKMQEYMDAGVQLAWLINPQQQQVEIYRWGQPVEILNLPTELSGETLLPGFSLTLSAYL
- a CDS encoding Uma2 family endonuclease, with amino-acid sequence MNTVTLNLDTIHLTDEQFYQLCQNNREFNFETTANGELIIMPPVGGESGNRESELIADLVIWNRQSALGYTFSSSTIFKLPNGAKRSPDAAWIRRERWEALPPEQRRKFPPIAPDFVIELRSATDDLQRLRDKMQEYMDAGVQLAWLINPQQQQVEIYRWGQPVEIRNLPTELSGETLLPGFSLTLSAYL
- a CDS encoding glycoside hydrolase family 10 protein, whose amino-acid sequence is MTASTPRFPDIQNHWARSFIEGLAQAGMISGFPDGRFRPDDPMSRAQFAALLQNAFSKPSKRPNVPFVDVPVKHWAIGAIARAYQTGFMSGYPGNRFRPEASIARVEVLVSLITGLEITTAGLTEVKAALPELYDDFGEIPNYAIDRIAIATNTGMVVNYPQLKRFNPLKAATRADVAAFIYQALVYTGRLDAIGSDYIIVRQKTLKLSHQREFRGVWVATVWNIDWPPQRGLSVAQQQRELLQIIDRMAELQLNALILQVRPTGDAFYASELEPWSEWLTGVQGQAPDPYYDPLEFAIAACHQRNIELHAWFNPYRAKTSSHSSASVAPHISVTHPEYVYKYGNQQWMDPGVKVVQDLTYNVIMDVVRRYDVDGIHLDDYFYPYPIAGEDFPDDKTYNAYQAEGGTLSLSDWRRENVNQMVQRLYKGIQATKKQVKFGISPFGIYRPGQPPQIKGLDQYESLYADPKKWLEAGWIDYIAPQLYWRIDPPAQSYPVLLEWWTDNNPKQRHIYPGNRLSMLDDKDWSFLEYERQVDITRNLAPQLSLGNIFYNMKVFNENRFGVVEKFQSSVYNQPALSPTMSWLSDTPPAIPVRVRVIGNKLIWNAAINAKIRSWTVYQQQGENWTLHKILPEEITEAELAPGTYAVCAVDRLANESLGVVASIQ